A section of the Candidatus Manganitrophus noduliformans genome encodes:
- a CDS encoding MBL fold metallo-hydrolase codes for MKLTVFSHASMLIENQGTKLMTDPWLLGSCYWRSWWNYPKPLPYTGRVEDLSYIYISHHHWDHFHGPSLRVLPQSATVLVPKAHHTLLIDDLSGFGFKNIVEMPHGKSVVLESGLKLTSYHFGLSLDSTLVIENGETTIVNMNDCKITGLPLRQFLKRHPRVDLLFRSHSSASVYPHCVDAEDEGDLQYRTNQDYMTEFLRSAEIIKPRYAIPFASNHCYLHKETIRYNSTIVSPLDVKGYFDRHKPEGTDCHVMMAGDVWDSKEGFHLQGADPFTNRPAYLQEYAKEVAPKLEAYYLEEDKVTLPFSKFKTYFSGMLEKLPLVSRPLFKPVVAFQRRSVPDAYWIVDFGRRSVYETAALPSDWSVVIETHPAVLRDCIQRRMFTVFMPSKRLSVRLAKGALKDLFILTQLLEMAEYGYFPLVNILNRRFVSAWLRRWREVIHYFGIAAKMFIRRKKEDPLSAAVPRVTS; via the coding sequence ATGAAGTTGACCGTTTTCAGCCATGCGAGCATGTTGATTGAAAATCAGGGTACAAAGTTGATGACCGATCCGTGGCTGCTCGGCTCGTGTTACTGGCGATCGTGGTGGAACTATCCCAAGCCCCTTCCTTATACGGGACGGGTGGAGGACCTCTCTTACATCTATATTTCACACCATCATTGGGACCACTTTCACGGCCCGTCCCTCCGCGTGTTGCCGCAGAGTGCGACGGTTCTGGTCCCCAAGGCCCATCACACCCTGCTGATCGACGATCTGTCAGGGTTTGGTTTTAAGAATATTGTCGAAATGCCCCATGGAAAATCGGTGGTTCTTGAATCGGGACTGAAATTGACCTCTTACCATTTCGGCCTGTCTCTTGACAGTACTTTGGTGATTGAGAATGGAGAAACCACCATCGTGAACATGAACGACTGTAAAATCACCGGCCTGCCGCTGCGACAGTTTTTAAAGCGCCATCCCCGGGTCGATTTATTGTTTCGCAGTCACTCCTCCGCTTCGGTCTATCCACATTGTGTCGACGCAGAAGACGAAGGGGATCTACAATATCGAACCAACCAGGATTACATGACCGAGTTCCTCCGTTCCGCGGAGATCATCAAGCCGCGCTATGCCATTCCCTTTGCAAGCAATCACTGTTATCTCCATAAAGAAACGATCCGCTACAACAGCACCATCGTCTCGCCGCTCGACGTGAAGGGATATTTTGACCGGCACAAGCCGGAGGGGACCGATTGTCACGTCATGATGGCCGGAGACGTCTGGGACAGCAAAGAAGGTTTTCATCTCCAGGGAGCCGACCCTTTTACAAACCGGCCGGCCTATCTTCAAGAGTACGCAAAAGAGGTCGCTCCCAAATTGGAGGCGTATTATCTCGAGGAGGATAAAGTCACGCTGCCTTTCTCCAAATTCAAAACCTATTTCTCCGGCATGCTGGAGAAACTGCCGCTCGTCAGCCGGCCTCTTTTCAAACCGGTCGTCGCGTTTCAACGGAGGTCGGTCCCCGACGCTTATTGGATCGTCGACTTCGGCCGCCGGTCGGTTTATGAAACGGCGGCGCTCCCGTCCGACTGGAGCGTGGTGATTGAAACCCATCCGGCCGTCTTACGCGACTGCATCCAGAGGCGGATGTTCACCGTTTTTATGCCGAGCAAACGGCTGTCGGTGCGCCTGGCCAAAGGGGCGTTAAAAGACCTGTTCATTCTGACACAGCTTTTAGAGATGGCCGAATACGGCTATTTCCCTCTCGTCAATATCTTGAATCGGCGGTTTGTTTCCGCCTGGCTCCGGCGCTGGCGCGAGGTGATCCACTATTTCGGGATCGCGGCGAAGATGTTCATCCGAAGAAAAAAAGAAGACCCCCTCTCGGCGGCCGTTCCGCGCGTGACCTCCTGA
- a CDS encoding glycosyltransferase family 4 protein, with the protein MKIWLLKIGEPIPLGATVRKLRTAMMADKLAERGHDVVWWTSAFDHHKKKMVFKDNEEIVLHPRIRVKALMGMEYQRNVSIRRYADHWIISKKFKNAAENEFLPDAVITAMPDYHLAYEAVSFARRHRIPVFVDIRDPWPDVFLEVLPRWIRPFLRKMLFYDYGKLSTLLAESDGILSATSTWLEWALRKTTRSRKEGDRVFFLGAPKFPRENVSRPDSKLAPIRKKIEGKFVLTFIGTFSHVHNPVAVIDAAKELKKRATAGNQPIFILAGDGPLRNQMMERARGMENILFPGWMNGNEITELLSVSSVGLVPFGVETDQFPNKAFTYLSAGLPVLSCDQGDLRRLLIEYQAGFHFSRNNPFQLADIVEKLSKEPVLWNEMRCNANRLFEEQLDAEKIYTAFAEHVERFTAHTERHLNYAIQDPVNVT; encoded by the coding sequence ATGAAGATATGGCTGTTGAAAATCGGGGAGCCGATCCCCTTGGGCGCCACCGTCCGAAAGCTGCGGACCGCCATGATGGCCGATAAGCTGGCGGAACGGGGACACGACGTCGTCTGGTGGACCAGCGCATTTGATCATCACAAAAAAAAGATGGTTTTTAAAGACAACGAAGAGATTGTCCTGCATCCCCGGATCCGGGTCAAGGCGTTGATGGGAATGGAATACCAGCGGAATGTCTCGATCAGGCGATATGCCGACCACTGGATCATCTCGAAGAAATTTAAGAACGCCGCGGAGAATGAGTTCCTCCCGGACGCCGTCATCACCGCCATGCCCGATTATCATCTCGCCTATGAGGCCGTTTCATTCGCGCGCCGCCACCGCATTCCGGTCTTCGTCGATATTCGGGATCCGTGGCCGGATGTTTTTCTGGAGGTGTTGCCCCGGTGGATCCGGCCCTTTCTCAGGAAGATGCTCTTTTATGATTATGGAAAGCTCTCCACTCTCCTTGCAGAATCCGACGGCATTCTCTCTGCAACGAGTACCTGGCTGGAATGGGCATTGCGTAAAACGACAAGGTCCCGTAAAGAAGGGGATCGTGTTTTTTTCCTGGGAGCCCCCAAGTTTCCCCGTGAGAACGTCTCCCGCCCGGACTCAAAACTCGCCCCGATTCGCAAAAAGATTGAAGGAAAATTCGTTCTGACGTTTATCGGGACCTTCAGCCATGTTCACAATCCGGTTGCAGTCATTGATGCGGCAAAGGAATTAAAAAAGCGCGCAACGGCAGGAAATCAACCCATATTCATACTTGCCGGAGACGGTCCCCTCCGCAATCAGATGATGGAGCGCGCTCGGGGTATGGAGAATATCCTTTTTCCAGGTTGGATGAATGGAAATGAAATTACAGAGCTCCTTTCTGTCTCATCCGTCGGACTGGTTCCGTTCGGCGTCGAGACCGATCAGTTCCCCAATAAAGCTTTTACTTATTTGAGCGCCGGACTCCCGGTCCTCTCCTGCGATCAGGGAGACCTCCGGCGCCTGCTCATCGAGTATCAGGCCGGATTCCATTTTTCGCGCAACAACCCGTTCCAGCTCGCAGACATAGTTGAAAAGCTCTCAAAAGAGCCGGTCTTATGGAACGAGATGCGATGCAATGCGAACCGGCTTTTTGAAGAACAGCTGGACGCAGAAAAAATCTATACAGCGTTTGCAGAGCATGTGGAAAGATTCACGGCTCACACCGAAAGGCACCTCAATTACGCAATACAAGATCCAGTCAATGTAACATAA
- a CDS encoding class I SAM-dependent methyltransferase → MLDRKEQEAKFHNQREQDRLQLDEKEFQKKYANKRFYAVARKSSAYLNDWMDQNCKGKAVLDYCCGTGGVSLELAQHGAYVYGIDISEESVRSAANRLADAGYGEKSQFKVMDAEKLQFENNFFDVIVCSGVLHHLDVTKAFPELSRVLKPNGQIICLESLGYNPVINLYRKKTLHLRTAWEAEHILTMREVNLAKNYFNKVDVNFYNLFSILAVPFRNSFIFKPLLTLLEGIDAIALRIPFVKLMAWQMIFELKEPKQKVEG, encoded by the coding sequence ATGTTGGATCGCAAAGAGCAGGAAGCCAAGTTTCACAACCAGCGAGAGCAGGATCGGCTGCAGTTGGATGAAAAAGAATTTCAAAAGAAGTATGCGAATAAAAGGTTCTATGCCGTTGCCCGAAAGTCATCGGCCTATCTCAACGACTGGATGGATCAAAACTGCAAAGGCAAAGCCGTGCTCGATTACTGCTGTGGCACGGGAGGGGTCTCTTTAGAGCTGGCACAGCACGGCGCATACGTTTATGGGATCGATATCTCAGAGGAATCGGTCAGATCGGCCGCGAACAGGCTGGCAGACGCCGGGTACGGGGAAAAATCGCAGTTCAAAGTCATGGATGCGGAGAAGCTCCAGTTCGAAAATAATTTTTTTGACGTGATCGTCTGTAGCGGAGTCCTGCATCATCTCGACGTGACAAAGGCCTTTCCCGAGCTCTCGCGCGTGTTAAAACCGAACGGACAGATTATCTGCCTGGAGTCGCTCGGTTATAATCCGGTGATCAACCTCTATCGAAAAAAGACCCTTCATTTGAGAACGGCCTGGGAAGCGGAGCATATTCTCACCATGCGGGAAGTAAACCTTGCAAAGAACTATTTTAACAAGGTCGACGTCAACTTTTATAACCTCTTTTCGATTTTGGCCGTTCCCTTCAGGAACAGCTTTATTTTTAAACCGCTTCTCACTCTACTTGAGGGAATAGACGCCATTGCCCTGAGGATTCCGTTTGTCAAGCTGATGGCTTGGCAGATGATCTTTGAATTGAAAGAACCCAAGCAGAAGGTGGAAGGATAA
- a CDS encoding sugar transferase, translating into MIKRIFDIVFSSLGLAVLFPLLLLIGVIIKAGSPGPVFYRGTRTGRFGRPFRIYKFRTMVVDAEKKGGPSTALNDPRLTDIGKFLRKYKLDEFPQLINIFVGEMSFVGPRPQVERYTQLYNDEEKVILTVRPGLTDYASIRFIHLDKILGDDRADEKYLKEIEPEKNRLRMKYAMKNSLWIDTKILIQTFIQLFKIKSLWNTKNLG; encoded by the coding sequence ATGATTAAAAGAATTTTCGACATTGTTTTTTCATCCCTGGGACTTGCGGTACTTTTCCCTTTGCTGCTGCTTATCGGGGTGATCATCAAGGCCGGATCGCCCGGTCCAGTCTTTTACAGAGGGACACGGACCGGGCGATTCGGCCGGCCGTTTCGAATCTATAAATTCAGAACGATGGTGGTCGATGCGGAGAAAAAGGGGGGGCCTTCGACTGCGTTGAATGATCCGCGCCTGACCGACATCGGAAAATTTCTCCGGAAGTACAAACTCGACGAGTTCCCCCAATTGATCAATATCTTTGTCGGAGAGATGAGTTTTGTCGGGCCGAGGCCTCAGGTCGAACGATATACCCAACTTTATAACGACGAAGAAAAGGTCATTTTAACGGTGCGGCCCGGTCTCACCGACTACGCTTCGATCCGATTTATTCACCTGGACAAGATCCTTGGAGATGATCGGGCCGATGAAAAGTATCTGAAGGAAATAGAACCGGAAAAGAACAGACTGCGAATGAAGTATGCAATGAAAAACTCGCTCTGGATCGACACCAAAATCTTGATTCAAACCTTTATCCAGCTTTTCAAAATA